TGGTGACGTCTACAGCTACCTGTTGCGTGAACACGAGTTCGATCTCACTGTCAACCGGCGGAAGGTCGAACCGCGGCGGCCCTGTATCTGGGGCGAGGATCGGTACGTCACCCGCAACGGTGTCGACATCCGTGCCGTGCAGCGCATCGACGTCACGATGGGCACGATGAAGGCCTGTGCCGTCTGCGGAAAGTGGCAGGCCGCCGACCACGAGGTCTGCGTGTTCTGCCCGAACGGCGGCCGGCTCGAGATCCGCGAACAACGCATCCACGGATGGATCGGCATCCAGCGCTACCTGCACTCCAGCGACTACGGCATCGACTTTCTCCGCAACGGCCGTAAGATCCTCCTGCGGGATCACAACATCTTCGACTGGGTCGACCCCACCGGAAACGAGGATCCCGAGAAGGAGTACCCCGTCGACAACCCTCGCAATGAGGGTCGAATCGTCGGCGAGATCCACTGCGACCACGTCGCCGTCAACTACCAGAAGACCGCCTTCGAATACGACACCCGCGAGTGGAAGAAGGTAGTCCGGACTGTCCGCGGAGAGGCCCCGCTACGACCGAACATCGCGAGAAGGCGCGGCTTCGAGGAGAACCGCAGCCCTCTGGCCCTGCTGTTCACCGGTTTCCGCACCGACAAGCCTGGCCTGAAGTATCTGATCCCCGGCAACGGCCAGACGGCCCTGCGCGACAAGGTCACCGACTGGGTTGACCGTTTCCGCAAGGGCGACCCTGCCTACCAGAGCGATGACATCTGGTATCAGGCGGCCGAACAACATGACAAGGGCCTTACCATACCCACCCCCCGAGAGGCTGGAGACGTCCTCGACGAAATGGGCCTGACCGAGCCCCCGGCGGGTAGCGGCTCAACTGGTACACCGGGGATCTTGAGCAACGACAGGCCCACAGGCTCCACCAACGGTCCTTCGCCGACACCTGCGATGTCTCCCGGTCGGCCGGAGACCGTCGATGAGCGACTGAGCCGTTACCGCGAGGCCGCCACGCTAGCGCCCGCGCTCGGTGGCAAGTTCGACGCCGCCGAGCTCGGAAAGGCTGATGTCACCGTATACGCTGCGGACAAGGCCGAGCTGGTCGACCCGACCGGCCGATCGGTAGCGATCTTCGCTCACCTCACCCGGGCGCCCCGCGTAGAGGTCTACCTCGCCCGCAGACACCCCATGCTGACCGACTTCGGTGTCGACCTCACGGAGCTGGTCCAAGTTATCCTCGCCGAGTTCCTTATCGCCAGGACGCCCGGCGCGCGGCAGCCGCTGATCACGGTCCTCGAGAAGATCAAGCTTCGTGCTTCCAACGATCGTCGGATCACCGTCGACTCTCTCGCGAAGCGATCGCGCGACTTGCTTGACCGCATCAGGAGCCTCATGTTGCAGGAGATCAAGGGTTCGCCAACCGGTTACTGGGAAATGCTGCTGCCCGGTGAGACCGCCGAGGCCGAACGTCGATTCGCCCTGGAACGCGTCAGTGGCGGTTGGGAGGACGCGATCGACACCGGGGAGTTCGTTCATTACGTACCGGCGTCGGCTATCGTGCGTCTCATCGAACGACGACCCGACGCCTTCCTCGACGGCCGTGTGTTCCGCCGGCGCTTCAGCACCCTTACCGACGAGACCGCCCGCGCGCTCGGCCTATCCCGGGTGACTAGTCTCGTCAACGAGATCGCCCTCATGGCCGATCACACACCACGTCTGGAGGTCGACGAGCTGCAGCGCATGCGGCTCAGCTGTGACCTCGTTGAACGTGAACTCGACGCAGCGTAGACGGACCCGTGATGAACTTCATGGACGCCTCCTTCCTGCGCGACGTCGGACCACGTCAGTTCCCCCGTCAGGTCGAACGCCTCCTGATGCACCTCGGCTTCACCGATCTCGCGACCATCGACGGGTCCGGTGACGGCGGCGCCGACGTCCTCGGCTGGCACGGCGGCCGCAGTTGGGTACTGCAATGCAAGTGGAAGCTGAACGGACCCGTCGGCGCCGAGGCCGTCGATGAGGTCCAGCGCGCCCGAGAACTCTACGGAGCCGATGAGGCCGCAGTGGTCACGACCAGTGCACCCGGCCCTAAGGCGATCCGCCGCGCCGACGAACTCGCCGCGATCACCCGCCCCATCAAGTTCTGGACTGGGGAGGTGCTACGTCGCGCGTACGACCGCGCTCCCACCCATCTCGCACCAGTCACACTGCGTCCGTACCAGCACGAAGCTGTCGCGGCCATCAATGCTGACCTGGCTAACCGGCGTCGAGCCATGCTCATCCTGGCCACCGGCATGGGCAAGACTGTCGTCGGCGGCTCCGTCATCGCCGAACACCTGCGGCACGCAACCAGCGCCAACGTTCTGGTGGTCGCGCACACCCGCGACCTGGTCGCCCAGCTTGAACGAGCCCTGTGGACCCACCTTTCAAAGCATGCTCGAACCCGGCTACTCACTGGCGACGATCGCCCCGACGACCTCGGGGGGTTACTTGCGCCACGGTCGCCTCAGCGCTCGCTGTCGTCCGGATCGGCTACAAACCTGACCTTGTCATGGTCGACGAGGCGCACCACATCGGTGAGAACGGCCAGTTCGCCGAACTCCTCGACCGGCTCGCGCCAGCACGGCAGTTTGGCGTCACCGCCACCCCCTGGCGCGGCGACCGTTACGACCTGACCACGCACTTCGGTGAACCCAGCTACACGCTGGGCATCGAAGAGGGCATGCGCCGTGGCTACCTCGCCCAGGTCGACTACCGGCTCTTCGTCGACAACATCGACTGGGACGTCGTCCGCACGGCCAGCGAGTATGGGTACAGCCTCAAAGAGCTGAACGCCAGGTTGTTCCTGCCAGAACGCGACGAGGCAATCCGCGACGAACTCGCTACCACGTGGAACCGCACGCCACGACCCCGTGCCCTGGTCTTCTGCCGCACCATCGAGCACGCCGAACGTATGGCTGACATGCTCAACGACTCACCGCCCTGGGGCAGCAGCCAAGCTATCCATGCCGGCCTGCCGATGCGAGAAAGACAGCGGCGGCTGCTGGCTTTCCGAGCAGGTGAGACCCGAGTCCTCACCGCCGTCGACATCCTCAACGAGGGTGTGGACATTCCCGACGTCAACATCCTCTGTTTCGCCCGCGTAACGCACAGTCGGCGCATCTTCGTCCAACAACTCGGTCGCGGTTTGCGACTACGAGAGGGCAAGGATCGCGTCGCCGTACTCGACTTCGTCAGTGATCTGCGCCGTGTCGCCGCCACCCTGAAACTGCGCCGCGACATAGACGCCAGCGACGT
Above is a window of Micromonospora yangpuensis DNA encoding:
- a CDS encoding ATP-binding protein, yielding MAIEAIDVTPDPRILTVLGDIEFSPWQCLAELIDNAFDEFLSAGHAGGERPGVQISLPPKGSDLKSSEVWVVDNGRGMDLATLNNAIRAGWTSNNAHGALGLFGMGFNIATARLGQRTQVRTTRAGDPHWTLVTLDLPSLSTGNTYDVPVTYEPKDDLADHGTKVIISALRPERLALLQGHQAIRTKLGDVYSYLLREHEFDLTVNRRKVEPRRPCIWGEDRYVTRNGVDIRAVQRIDVTMGTMKACAVCGKWQAADHEVCVFCPNGGRLEIREQRIHGWIGIQRYLHSSDYGIDFLRNGRKILLRDHNIFDWVDPTGNEDPEKEYPVDNPRNEGRIVGEIHCDHVAVNYQKTAFEYDTREWKKVVRTVRGEAPLRPNIARRRGFEENRSPLALLFTGFRTDKPGLKYLIPGNGQTALRDKVTDWVDRFRKGDPAYQSDDIWYQAAEQHDKGLTIPTPREAGDVLDEMGLTEPPAGSGSTGTPGILSNDRPTGSTNGPSPTPAMSPGRPETVDERLSRYREAATLAPALGGKFDAAELGKADVTVYAADKAELVDPTGRSVAIFAHLTRAPRVEVYLARRHPMLTDFGVDLTELVQVILAEFLIARTPGARQPLITVLEKIKLRASNDRRITVDSLAKRSRDLLDRIRSLMLQEIKGSPTGYWEMLLPGETAEAERRFALERVSGGWEDAIDTGEFVHYVPASAIVRLIERRPDAFLDGRVFRRRFSTLTDETARALGLSRVTSLVNEIALMADHTPRLEVDELQRMRLSCDLVERELDAA
- a CDS encoding DEAD/DEAH box helicase, which gives rise to MGENGQFAELLDRLAPARQFGVTATPWRGDRYDLTTHFGEPSYTLGIEEGMRRGYLAQVDYRLFVDNIDWDVVRTASEYGYSLKELNARLFLPERDEAIRDELATTWNRTPRPRALVFCRTIEHAERMADMLNDSPPWGSSQAIHAGLPMRERQRRLLAFRAGETRVLTAVDILNEGVDIPDVNILCFARVTHSRRIFVQQLGRGLRLREGKDRVAVLDFVSDLRRVAATLKLRRDIDASDVETLPLGHESTITFSDQRVESLMEQWIKDAASLETAYDEHRLQFPATLETGS
- a CDS encoding restriction endonuclease, whose product is MNFMDASFLRDVGPRQFPRQVERLLMHLGFTDLATIDGSGDGGADVLGWHGGRSWVLQCKWKLNGPVGAEAVDEVQRARELYGADEAAVVTTSAPGPKAIRRADELAAITRPIKFWTGEVLRRAYDRAPTHLAPVTLRPYQHEAVAAINADLANRRRAMLILATGMGKTVVGGSVIAEHLRHATSANVLVVAHTRDLVAQLERALWTHLSKHARTRLLTGDDRPDDLGGLLAPRSPQRSLSSGSATNLTLSWSTRRTTSVRTASSPNSSTGSRQHGSLASPPPPGAATVTT